Proteins encoded within one genomic window of Helicobacter sp. 'house sparrow 1':
- the waaF gene encoding lipopolysaccharide heptosyltransferase II, with amino-acid sequence MRVLIRMPNWLGDGVMISPIFEFLKSYYPQANFVLVGPEVVCELYKRDKRVEKIFIDKTKTSKSRFFATYRLAKIIGKCDIAITFTNHFYSALLLFFTQTTIRIGYRGLLRNYLLTRRVPKIKTKHQVLSYAQLLEKGLDVRIGNLGGLKLIAHPRKKSQIKTLGISTGAAFGASKIWYPEYFAQVVIYFLRLGFRVILFGNGKEALNNQEIYKYVCKEVGEDRLENLLDLSNQTNILELIDWIASLDIFLSNDSGPMHVAAALDIPLVALFGATHPTYCLPWKNTKNIIINKHLECSPCQKKICPLGHHLCMKSIKPQEVIQAIHQLLKEYYAN; translated from the coding sequence ATGAGAGTTTTGATTAGAATGCCAAATTGGCTAGGAGATGGGGTAATGATATCTCCTATTTTTGAATTCTTAAAAAGTTATTATCCTCAAGCTAATTTTGTTTTAGTTGGACCTGAAGTAGTATGTGAATTATATAAAAGAGATAAAAGAGTAGAAAAAATTTTTATAGATAAAACAAAAACGAGTAAAAGTCGTTTTTTTGCAACTTATAGACTTGCTAAGATAATAGGAAAATGTGACATTGCTATCACTTTTACAAATCATTTTTACTCAGCTTTGTTGCTTTTTTTTACTCAAACTACGATTAGAATCGGATATAGGGGGCTATTGAGAAATTATCTTTTAACAAGAAGAGTTCCAAAGATAAAAACCAAACACCAAGTATTATCTTATGCACAGTTATTAGAAAAAGGATTGGATGTTAGAATAGGTAATTTAGGAGGGTTAAAACTTATTGCCCATCCAAGAAAAAAAAGTCAGATAAAGACTCTTGGTATTAGTACAGGAGCTGCTTTTGGTGCATCTAAAATCTGGTATCCCGAATATTTTGCTCAAGTAGTAATTTATTTTTTAAGACTTGGTTTTAGAGTTATTTTATTTGGAAATGGAAAGGAAGCTTTAAATAATCAAGAGATCTATAAATATGTTTGTAAAGAGGTAGGTGAAGATAGGTTAGAAAATTTATTGGATTTAAGTAATCAAACAAACATCTTAGAATTAATAGATTGGATTGCAAGTTTGGATATTTTTTTAAGTAATGATAGTGGTCCGATGCATGTTGCAGCAGCTTTAGATATACCATTGGTGGCCTTATTTGGTGCCACTCATCCGACATATTGCCTTCCTTGGAAAAATACTAAAAATATTATTATTAATAAGCATCTTGAATGCTCACCTTGTCAAAAAAAGATCTGTCCTTTAGGACATCATCTGTGTATGAAAAGTATAAAACCACAAGAGGTAATTCAAGCTATTCATCAACTTTTAAAGGAATATTATGCAAATTGA
- the apt gene encoding adenine phosphoribosyltransferase, which yields MSENLLYTKEFQQDLLDSIRKIEDYPKKGILFRDITTLLNNRELFNSLIKNLALRYREYELDFIVGIESRGFIFGGALAFELGAGFVPIRKKGKLPFKTFEKEYVLEYGVDVVEIHQDAFRGMQRPRVLLIDDLIATAGTAKASLDLIKEAGGNCVEACFLIRLLEFEGLQELQTKMFSVLEI from the coding sequence ATGAGTGAAAATCTGTTATATACAAAGGAATTCCAACAAGATCTTTTAGATTCTATTAGGAAGATAGAGGATTACCCAAAAAAGGGCATTTTGTTTCGAGATATTACTACCTTATTAAACAATAGGGAACTTTTTAATTCCTTGATTAAAAACTTAGCCCTAAGATATAGAGAGTATGAGTTGGATTTTATTGTAGGGATAGAATCTAGAGGTTTTATTTTTGGTGGGGCGTTGGCATTTGAGCTTGGAGCAGGTTTTGTTCCAATTAGAAAGAAGGGTAAATTGCCCTTTAAGACTTTTGAAAAAGAGTATGTCCTAGAGTATGGGGTAGATGTAGTTGAAATCCATCAAGATGCTTTTAGGGGAATGCAAAGACCAAGAGTTCTTTTAATAGATGATTTAATTGCTACAGCTGGAACAGCAAAAGCGAGTTTAGATCTAATTAAAGAAGCGGGGGGAAATTGCGTTGAGGCTTGTTTCTTGATTAGATTATTAGAGTTTGAGGGGTTGCAGGAGTTGCAAACAAAAATGTTTAGCGTATTAGAAATTTAG
- the hisS gene encoding histidine--tRNA ligase: MLVTPRTLSGFRDRLPNEAIAKEALLRKLVAVFESFGFVPIETPHLEYADVLVKQGSDEIQKELYRFQDHGKRDVALRFDQTVPLARFISQYKNEVGLPFKRYAIGNVFRGERAQKGRYREFTQCDFDFIGSASVACDAEVIQVIHASLMSLGINDFIIWLNHRSILNGICRYFGITEEKAVQDTLRIIDKIEKIGLEATKEELKKNLQLTDKKAEGLLQTTSIKQTQHKEEFFKEIAFMKQWDDELKKGIEEIESMCKILEDLEMDSDCYRVNFSIARGLGYYTGIVYETTLNRLKTLGSVCSGGRYDNLTRTFSKEALGGVGASIGLDRLLAGLQDLGFIDSKSTTARILIVCTHQDYLPFAHKLAESFRRSLVNTEVYPEAHKLKKQLSYADQKGHEFAIIIGEREFQSKTITLKNMTTGMQLECLSFLKTLEIIKS; this comes from the coding sequence ATGTTAGTTACACCAAGGACCCTAAGTGGTTTTAGAGACAGACTTCCTAATGAAGCTATAGCCAAAGAAGCTCTATTAAGAAAACTTGTGGCAGTTTTTGAGAGTTTTGGTTTTGTCCCAATTGAAACTCCCCACTTAGAGTATGCAGATGTTTTAGTTAAACAAGGGAGTGATGAGATTCAAAAAGAACTTTATCGCTTTCAAGACCACGGAAAAAGAGATGTGGCTTTGAGATTTGATCAAACCGTTCCTTTGGCAAGATTTATTTCCCAATATAAAAATGAAGTGGGACTGCCTTTTAAGCGTTATGCCATTGGCAATGTCTTTAGAGGAGAGAGAGCTCAAAAAGGAAGATATAGAGAATTTACGCAGTGTGATTTTGATTTTATTGGAAGCGCAAGTGTTGCTTGTGATGCAGAGGTTATTCAGGTGATCCATGCATCATTAATGAGTCTTGGTATTAATGATTTTATTATTTGGCTTAATCATAGAAGCATCTTGAATGGTATTTGTAGATATTTTGGAATTACTGAGGAAAAAGCCGTTCAAGATACACTTCGGATTATTGATAAAATTGAAAAGATAGGTCTAGAGGCAACAAAAGAGGAATTAAAAAAGAATCTACAACTTACTGATAAGAAAGCAGAAGGTTTGCTACAAACAACAAGTATTAAGCAAACACAACACAAAGAAGAGTTTTTTAAAGAAATCGCATTTATGAAACAATGGGATGATGAGCTTAAAAAAGGTATTGAAGAAATAGAATCTATGTGTAAAATATTAGAAGATTTGGAGATGGATAGTGACTGCTATCGTGTTAATTTCTCCATTGCAAGGGGACTTGGCTATTATACAGGCATTGTATATGAAACTACTTTAAATCGCCTCAAGACACTAGGAAGTGTTTGTTCGGGGGGTAGATATGACAATCTCACAAGAACTTTTTCAAAAGAAGCTCTTGGGGGCGTTGGAGCTTCAATTGGACTAGATCGTCTCCTTGCGGGCCTTCAAGATTTAGGTTTTATAGATTCTAAATCTACAACTGCAAGAATTCTTATTGTATGTACACATCAAGATTATTTGCCTTTTGCACATAAACTAGCAGAATCTTTCCGTCGTAGTCTTGTAAATACTGAAGTCTATCCAGAAGCCCATAAACTTAAAAAGCAGTTAAGTTATGCAGATCAAAAAGGGCATGAATTTGCTATTATTATTGGAGAGAGAGAATTTCAAAGTAAAACGATTACATTAAAAAATATGACAACGGGAATGCAACTTGAGTGCTTAAGCTTTCTTAAGACATTAGAAATTATTAAATCATAA
- the rpiB gene encoding ribose 5-phosphate isomerase B, which translates to MKYFLATDHAGVELAGFIKDFLIKREIKVECFLPQESERVDYPDYAHKLCEAILKNQDSRGILVCGTGIGMCISANRFKGIRAALCTDSYMAKMTRLHNDANVLCLGARLSGIGEVESILEAFLDTEFEGGRHLQRIQKIELEGN; encoded by the coding sequence ATGAAGTATTTTTTGGCTACAGATCATGCTGGAGTTGAACTTGCTGGCTTTATAAAAGATTTTTTAATAAAAAGAGAAATAAAAGTAGAGTGTTTTTTGCCCCAAGAATCAGAGAGAGTGGATTATCCAGATTATGCACACAAACTATGCGAGGCCATCTTAAAAAATCAAGATAGTAGAGGTATTCTTGTTTGTGGTACAGGGATTGGAATGTGTATTAGTGCAAATAGATTTAAGGGCATAAGGGCTGCTTTGTGTACAGATTCTTATATGGCAAAAATGACACGCTTACATAATGATGCAAATGTTCTTTGTTTGGGGGCTAGGCTTAGTGGTATTGGTGAAGTGGAGTCTATTTTAGAAGCATTTTTAGATACAGAATTTGAGGGTGGTAGGCATCTTCAAAGGATTCAAAAGATTGAGCTAGAGGGAAATTGA
- a CDS encoding bifunctional 5,10-methylenetetrahydrofolate dehydrogenase/5,10-methenyltetrahydrofolate cyclohydrolase has translation MVILDGKALAKTQEEEIVKEVEELRKESIIPTLAVILVGDDSASASYVSMKAKASHRVGINSVVQTYHKSITQEELLNAIRDLNNDDRIDGILVQLPLPSHINTQDVLEAIDPSKDVDGFHPYNMGRMHAGIKTLFPATPMGVMQLLHHYKISVLGKNVAIVGASNIVGKPLAALMLKEGATVSICHIHTQDISVFTKMADIVCVGVGKPNLITRDMVKEGVIIVDIGISRLENGKLVGDVSEDVASKSSFFTPVPGGVGPMTISALLQNTITASKIRKRLQ, from the coding sequence ATGGTTATTTTAGATGGCAAAGCATTAGCAAAAACACAGGAAGAAGAGATTGTAAAGGAGGTTGAAGAACTACGCAAAGAATCCATTATCCCTACACTAGCTGTTATTTTAGTAGGCGATGATTCAGCAAGCGCATCCTATGTAAGTATGAAAGCAAAAGCATCGCATCGTGTGGGAATTAATTCTGTTGTGCAGACTTATCACAAAAGTATTACTCAAGAGGAACTATTAAATGCAATTAGAGATCTTAATAATGATGATAGAATTGATGGTATTTTAGTGCAGTTACCTCTGCCATCTCATATTAATACCCAAGATGTTTTAGAAGCTATTGATCCTAGTAAAGATGTTGATGGATTTCATCCTTATAATATGGGAAGAATGCATGCTGGAATTAAAACACTATTTCCGGCTACTCCAATGGGAGTGATGCAACTATTACATCATTATAAGATTAGTGTCCTTGGTAAGAATGTGGCAATTGTGGGGGCAAGTAATATTGTAGGCAAACCTCTTGCAGCATTAATGTTAAAAGAGGGTGCTACCGTTAGCATCTGCCATATCCATACGCAAGATATTTCTGTTTTTACAAAGATGGCAGATATTGTTTGCGTGGGAGTTGGAAAGCCTAATCTAATTACAAGAGATATGGTGAAAGAGGGAGTTATTATTGTAGATATTGGGATTAGTAGATTGGAAAATGGCAAGTTAGTGGGAGATGTGAGTGAGGATGTAGCATCAAAGAGTAGCTTTTTTACCCCTGTTCCTGGCGGTGTAGGTCCAATGACGATATCAGCATTATTACAAAATACTATAACAGCATCAAAAATCAGAAAGAGGTTGCAATGA
- the ychF gene encoding redox-regulated ATPase YchF, producing MGLSIGIVGLPNVGKSSTFNALTKAQNAQSANYPFCTIEPNRAVVEVPDSRLNEVSKIVKPERILHSMVEFVDIAGLVRGANKGEGLGNQFLGNIKEVDVILHLVRCFDDENVTHVEGSVDPIRDIEIIDLELLLADLATLEKRIEKLVRQAKADKEAKNMLDVALELKKHLEEGRPVRSFIEKDRDEFKNLNRELRFLSNKEIIFGANVSEDFLAQDNEYIRSLKQYASANHCEVIKLCAKLEEDMVGMEEAEKKEFLESLGCKESGLEQIIRTGFYKLGLISYFTAGVKEVRAWTIKKGSSAPVAAGVIHKDFERGFIKAETISYDDFIKYGGEAKAKEAGALRVEGKDYVVQDGDIMHFKFNV from the coding sequence ATGGGGTTATCAATAGGTATTGTAGGACTTCCTAATGTTGGAAAATCAAGCACCTTTAACGCACTGACAAAGGCCCAAAATGCGCAATCAGCAAATTATCCTTTTTGTACCATAGAGCCAAATCGTGCTGTTGTGGAAGTTCCTGATTCTAGATTAAATGAGGTTTCAAAAATTGTAAAACCAGAGAGGATTTTACATTCCATGGTTGAATTTGTTGATATTGCAGGTCTTGTAAGAGGTGCAAATAAAGGAGAGGGATTAGGTAATCAGTTTTTGGGCAACATTAAAGAAGTTGATGTGATCTTGCATTTGGTGCGTTGTTTTGATGATGAAAATGTTACGCATGTTGAGGGAAGTGTAGATCCCATTAGAGATATTGAAATTATTGATTTAGAGCTTTTGCTGGCAGATTTGGCTACATTGGAAAAGAGGATAGAAAAGCTTGTAAGACAAGCTAAGGCAGATAAAGAGGCTAAGAATATGCTTGATGTTGCTTTGGAATTAAAAAAGCATCTTGAGGAAGGAAGGCCAGTAAGAAGCTTTATTGAGAAAGATAGAGATGAGTTTAAAAATCTAAATAGGGAATTAAGGTTTTTAAGCAACAAGGAAATAATTTTTGGTGCGAATGTTTCAGAAGATTTCTTGGCTCAAGATAATGAATATATAAGGTCTTTAAAACAATATGCAAGTGCAAACCACTGCGAAGTAATTAAGCTTTGCGCAAAGCTTGAAGAAGATATGGTTGGAATGGAAGAAGCAGAAAAAAAAGAGTTTTTAGAGAGCTTGGGTTGCAAAGAAAGCGGGTTGGAGCAAATTATCCGTACAGGTTTTTATAAATTAGGTCTTATTAGTTATTTCACTGCTGGAGTTAAAGAAGTGAGAGCTTGGACTATTAAAAAGGGTTCTAGTGCACCAGTTGCAGCAGGTGTTATTCATAAAGACTTTGAAAGAGGTTTTATTAAAGCAGAAACGATTAGTTATGATGATTTTATCAAATACGGGGGAGAAGCAAAGGCAAAAGAGGCCGGTGCTTTGAGAGTAGAGGGTAAGGATTATGTCGTCCAAGATGGCGACATAATGCACTTTAAGTTTAATGTCTAA
- a CDS encoding leucyl aminopeptidase, which yields MKDKIKIVLSELKAKQAKEAEASVVFVVNKDLDHHFVNKKRLEEFGYKGEGSFFDQVEKVLYIGIDEISPDCLREAGCSAVWYFKNLNFKSFKIGVYGDESCSYALVLGMLLGTYQFDKYKSKKKENKLEKVYIINDGYKKDAFFPHQEQIDRAFVVAQSICDVRDVVNTAPYEATPEFLAKWAKQIAKTNKIDCNILDKKDLKKENMNAFLAVNRASAHDPYLIHLSYKPKKPKARVVLVGKGLTYDCGGLSLKPADFMVTMKADKGGGCAVIGIMQAICELKLPVEVHGIVGATENMIGGDAYKPDDILYSREGKTIEVRNTDAEGRLVLADCLSYAQDLKPDYLIDFATLTGACVVGLGEYTSGIMGYNEELKKRFETQALNSGELVARLPFNRHLEKLIESKIADVCNISNSRYGGAITAGIFLGAFIREEFKQKWLHIDIAGPAFVERDWDVNAYGASGAGVRAGIEFISDIASRG from the coding sequence ATGAAAGATAAAATAAAAATAGTTTTAAGTGAATTAAAGGCCAAGCAGGCAAAGGAAGCAGAAGCGAGTGTGGTTTTTGTTGTTAATAAGGATTTGGATCATCATTTTGTTAATAAAAAGAGATTAGAAGAGTTTGGTTATAAGGGTGAGGGAAGCTTTTTTGATCAGGTAGAGAAAGTATTATATATAGGGATTGATGAGATTAGTCCAGATTGTTTGCGTGAGGCTGGATGTAGCGCAGTTTGGTATTTTAAGAATCTAAATTTTAAAAGTTTTAAAATCGGGGTATATGGAGATGAGAGTTGTTCTTATGCTTTGGTTTTGGGAATGCTCCTAGGGACTTACCAATTTGATAAGTATAAGAGCAAGAAAAAAGAGAATAAACTAGAGAAAGTTTATATTATAAATGATGGATATAAAAAAGATGCCTTTTTCCCACATCAAGAACAAATTGATAGGGCATTTGTGGTTGCTCAATCAATTTGTGATGTTAGAGATGTGGTAAATACAGCGCCTTATGAGGCTACACCAGAGTTTTTAGCTAAATGGGCAAAACAAATTGCTAAAACTAATAAAATAGATTGCAACATTCTTGATAAAAAAGATCTTAAAAAAGAGAATATGAATGCATTTTTAGCAGTAAATCGTGCTTCAGCTCATGATCCTTACTTGATTCATTTGAGCTATAAACCAAAAAAACCAAAAGCAAGAGTTGTCCTTGTGGGGAAGGGATTGACATATGATTGTGGAGGCTTAAGCTTAAAACCTGCAGATTTTATGGTAACAATGAAAGCAGATAAAGGTGGGGGATGTGCAGTCATTGGGATTATGCAGGCTATTTGTGAATTAAAATTACCTGTTGAGGTGCATGGAATTGTAGGTGCCACTGAAAATATGATTGGTGGGGATGCCTATAAACCTGATGATATTTTATACTCAAGAGAAGGAAAAACAATTGAGGTTCGCAATACTGATGCAGAAGGTAGATTAGTATTAGCAGATTGTTTGAGCTATGCACAGGATTTAAAACCAGATTATTTGATAGATTTTGCCACATTAACAGGCGCTTGTGTTGTGGGTCTTGGAGAATATACAAGTGGAATTATGGGATATAATGAAGAGCTTAAAAAGAGATTTGAAACTCAAGCCCTAAATAGTGGTGAGTTGGTTGCAAGATTGCCTTTTAATAGACATTTAGAAAAACTTATTGAATCAAAAATAGCTGATGTTTGTAATATTTCAAACTCTAGATATGGTGGTGCAATCACCGCAGGAATTTTCCTAGGGGCTTTTATCCGCGAAGAATTTAAACAAAAATGGTTGCATATTGATATTGCAGGACCAGCTTTTGTTGAGAGAGATTGGGATGTAAATGCTTATGGCGCTAGTGGAGCAGGTGTGCGTGCGGGTATAGAATTTATTAGCGATATTGCCTCAAGGGGTTAA
- a CDS encoding c-type cytochrome, whose amino-acid sequence MKQAWLVLMLCIFMYSKDESFITTEEYGQELYKNPRGIGCIQCHGKKGEGKIIAIYKEKGKQKVLRGPDITKLDFQTFKIKTLQDKSVMPKYHLTGEEIEAIYLFLKQSTTP is encoded by the coding sequence ATGAAACAGGCTTGGCTAGTGTTGATGCTATGTATTTTTATGTATAGTAAAGATGAGAGTTTTATCACAACTGAAGAATATGGTCAAGAGCTCTACAAGAATCCAAGAGGTATTGGATGCATCCAATGTCATGGAAAAAAAGGAGAGGGAAAAATAATTGCAATTTATAAAGAGAAAGGGAAACAAAAGGTATTAAGAGGACCTGATATTACAAAGCTTGATTTTCAAACCTTTAAAATTAAAACTCTGCAAGATAAAAGCGTAATGCCAAAATATCACCTTACTGGCGAAGAAATTGAAGCGATTTATCTCTTCTTAAAACAAAGTACAACGCCATAG
- a CDS encoding DedA family protein yields MEELIIGFWDRYVADWGYVILFLWSILEGELGLIFAGIAAHTGHLNVWIAIFVAGLGGFVGDQIYFYIGRLNKKYIQKKLASQRRKLALAHLLLQRYGWPIIFIQRYMYGMRTIIPISIGLTRYSALKFAIINFISALVWAAITIIPAWFLGDAILEVLKFFKRYPYIFVVFAAIFLLGVLWYFNMNTKKIDKKIQIELMKDKK; encoded by the coding sequence ATAGAAGAGCTTATCATAGGGTTTTGGGATAGATATGTTGCAGATTGGGGATATGTCATATTGTTTTTATGGAGTATTTTGGAGGGGGAGCTTGGGCTGATTTTTGCAGGTATTGCTGCTCATACAGGTCATCTAAATGTATGGATTGCAATTTTTGTAGCAGGTCTAGGTGGTTTTGTTGGAGATCAAATTTATTTCTATATTGGGAGATTGAATAAAAAATACATACAAAAAAAATTAGCTTCCCAGCGTAGAAAATTAGCACTTGCCCATTTATTGCTTCAAAGGTATGGGTGGCCAATTATTTTTATACAGCGGTATATGTATGGAATGAGGACGATCATACCTATTAGCATAGGACTTACGCGGTATAGCGCATTGAAATTTGCCATTATTAATTTTATCAGTGCATTGGTTTGGGCGGCAATTACAATTATACCTGCTTGGTTTTTAGGGGATGCAATTCTTGAAGTATTAAAGTTTTTTAAGCGATATCCTTATATTTTTGTTGTATTCGCTGCTATCTTTTTATTAGGGGTGCTATGGTATTTTAATATGAACACAAAAAAAATTGATAAAAAAATTCAAATAGAACTTATGAAGGATAAAAAATGA
- a CDS encoding site-2 protease family protein, translating to MHGLVAYYYGDDTAKSEGRLSLNPIKHIDLMGSIILPLMLFIAQAPFLFGWAKPVPINMHKIISRYGYMPAIYVSLAGIAYNFLLALFASFILNQWIGDSFDSNLSKFFYLLFYYLVVYNIVLGIFNLWPIPPLDGSQALRFFALKFGFSRMADFLSRMQNFGILIILFILATPLSKIFFYPTNFLIEFFLSLGV from the coding sequence ATGCATGGTCTTGTTGCTTATTATTATGGCGATGACACTGCAAAATCAGAGGGAAGGTTGAGTTTAAATCCCATTAAACATATTGATTTAATGGGATCAATTATTTTACCCTTAATGCTTTTTATTGCACAAGCGCCGTTTCTTTTTGGATGGGCAAAGCCTGTTCCTATTAATATGCATAAAATTATTTCACGATATGGCTATATGCCAGCAATTTATGTGAGTTTAGCAGGTATTGCTTATAATTTTTTGCTTGCATTGTTTGCAAGTTTTATTTTAAATCAATGGATAGGTGATTCTTTTGATAGTAATTTATCTAAGTTCTTTTATCTTCTTTTTTACTATCTTGTAGTTTATAACATTGTATTAGGTATCTTTAATCTTTGGCCTATTCCACCTTTAGATGGATCACAGGCTTTGAGGTTTTTTGCTTTAAAATTTGGTTTTAGTAGGATGGCTGATTTTCTATCTAGAATGCAGAATTTTGGCATTTTAATAATTTTATTTATCCTGGCTACACCTTTATCTAAAATATTTTTTTATCCTACTAATTTTTTGATAGAATTTTTCTTATCGTTAGGAGTGTAA
- a CDS encoding flavin reductase produces the protein MQIDLATSSLLTKYKILSNSVTPRPIAWIVTVNNNGVVNMAPFSFFAPISTDPVAFSICFSLKSNGDLKDTFKNILEERRATICMCDMKNLKSMHLTSQEIDSQTSEALVFDIKLKVINPLYPPIPEHTKGAFLCDFLDILKIGKSSKTVLMEAKEFFIDDEFYNPNLDFRFDNVGRVGKEYQITTKAIKPTELI, from the coding sequence ATGCAAATTGATCTCGCAACATCTTCTTTATTAACAAAGTATAAAATACTAAGCAATTCTGTAACACCAAGACCCATTGCTTGGATAGTTACAGTAAATAACAATGGAGTGGTCAATATGGCTCCATTTTCTTTTTTTGCACCAATTAGTACAGATCCTGTAGCATTTTCTATATGTTTTTCCCTTAAGAGCAATGGAGATCTTAAAGATACCTTTAAAAATATTCTTGAAGAAAGAAGGGCAACGATATGCATGTGTGATATGAAAAACTTGAAATCAATGCATCTAACCTCTCAGGAAATAGATTCTCAAACAAGTGAAGCATTGGTTTTTGATATTAAATTAAAGGTAATAAATCCTCTTTATCCTCCTATACCTGAGCATACAAAAGGAGCCTTTTTGTGTGATTTTCTTGATATCTTAAAAATTGGAAAAAGCTCAAAAACGGTTTTAATGGAAGCAAAAGAGTTTTTTATCGATGATGAATTTTATAATCCAAATTTGGATTTTCGGTTTGATAATGTTGGTAGAGTAGGTAAAGAATATCAGATAACAACAAAGGCTATAAAGCCTACAGAACTTATTTAA
- the lepB gene encoding signal peptidase I, translated as MNFLKALRHFSSTWTGTIIIVLFFIFFIAQAFVIPSRSMVGTLYEGDMLLVKKFSYGIPTPRIPWVDLPVVPDFFNNGHLIEGKHPKRGDIVVFIPPHQQKVYFVKRNFAVGGDEVLFTSKGLYLHCFEGNEYMKEHYKGMEMLEFAGKIFVLNPYMQDHKGISYARENSTFYLMRNLARNLEKPIFGFDGENPSVGHISMQPIDLNGGEAFYKKIPQNEFFMIGDNRDNSDDSRFWGTVPYKNIIGTPWFIYLSLNLANSEEVGAQDNVKMRYTIRWDRMFKSIKTLEKGDI; from the coding sequence ATGAATTTTCTTAAAGCTTTACGCCATTTTTCATCAACTTGGACAGGGACTATCATCATCGTTTTATTTTTTATTTTCTTTATAGCACAGGCATTTGTGATTCCATCAAGATCTATGGTAGGAACTTTATATGAAGGAGATATGCTACTGGTTAAAAAATTTTCTTATGGGATACCTACACCTAGAATTCCTTGGGTGGATTTACCTGTAGTTCCAGATTTTTTTAATAATGGTCATTTGATAGAAGGGAAACATCCAAAACGTGGAGATATTGTAGTTTTCATTCCGCCTCATCAGCAAAAAGTTTATTTTGTAAAGAGAAATTTTGCAGTAGGTGGAGATGAGGTTTTATTCACTTCAAAAGGGTTGTATTTACACTGCTTTGAGGGAAATGAGTATATGAAAGAGCATTATAAGGGCATGGAGATGCTAGAGTTTGCAGGCAAAATTTTTGTTCTAAACCCCTATATGCAAGATCATAAGGGAATTTCATATGCAAGAGAAAACTCCACCTTTTATTTAATGAGAAATTTAGCAAGAAATCTAGAAAAACCTATTTTTGGTTTTGATGGAGAAAATCCAAGTGTTGGGCATATCTCTATGCAACCCATTGATTTAAATGGTGGAGAAGCATTTTATAAAAAGATTCCCCAGAATGAGTTTTTTATGATTGGAGATAATAGGGATAATAGTGATGATTCAAGGTTTTGGGGAACAGTGCCTTATAAAAATATTATTGGGACTCCTTGGTTTATTTATTTGAGTTTAAATTTGGCAAATAGTGAAGAGGTGGGGGCCCAAGATAATGTAAAGATGCGCTATACAATTCGCTGGGATAGGATGTTTAAGAGTATAAAGACTTTGGAAAAAGGAGACATTTAA